In Tachysurus vachellii isolate PV-2020 chromosome 3, HZAU_Pvac_v1, whole genome shotgun sequence, one genomic interval encodes:
- the runx2b gene encoding runt-related transcription factor 2b, which translates to MVNCHRSASGLRSAPVIEDASKVIETIEKQNLSVAQLTAVAMASNSLFSSVTPCQQNFFWDASASRRFSPPSNSLQPLPAKMNEVSSSSSSSSSCGGSGGINSISGGNAGGGNGQHDARLRPLENRSMAEIIADHPAELVRTDSPNFLCSVLPSHWRCNKTLPVPFKVVALGDVPDGTVVTVMAGNDENYSAELRNASGVMKNQVARFNDLRFVGRSGRGKSFTLTITVFTNPPQVATYHRAIKVTVDGPREPRRHRPKLDDSPKAGLFSDRLSELERIRQSTMRVAVPTQPPRTSLNTPNSFSPQGQSQISDPRQSQSSPPWFNEQAYSSYLSPMASPSVHSTTPLSSSRVTGLPSISDVSRRMPGSTDLTPFPGQFERQFPGFSSLTESRFSGPRMHYPPTFTYTPTPVTTGMSLGSAHYHTYLPPPYPGSTQSQSGPFQSSSTPYLYYGASSGSYQFSMVPGGERSPSRMLPTCTSASTGASLVNASLPMQADGGSGVEEDGSHSNSPTVLNPAGRMDEGVWRPY; encoded by the exons ATGGTTAATTGTCACAGGTCAGCCTCAGGCTTAAGGAGCGCACCAGTCA TTGAGGACGCCTCAAAGGTCATCGAAACCATAGAGAAACAAAATTTATCTGTGGCGCAGCTGACGGCGGTGGCAATGGCATCGAACAGCCTCTTCAGCTCGGTGACACCTTGCCAGCAAAACTTCTTTTGGG ATGCGAGCGCGTCTCGGCGCTTCAGCCCCCCGTCCAACAGCCTGCAGCCGCTCCCGGCCAAAATGAACGAggtgagcagcagcagcagcagcagcagcagctgcgGAGGAAGCGGTGGGATTAACAGCATTAGCGGCGGGAATGCAGGAGGTGGAAACGGGCAACACGACGCGAGACTGCGGCCGCTTGAGAACCGCTCCATGGCAGAAATCATCGCCGATCATCCCGCAGAGCTGGTGCGCACCGACAGCCCCAACTTCCTCTGCTCCGTGCTGCCCTCTCACTGGAGGTGCAACAAAACGCTGCCGGTCCCTTTTAAG GTCGTGGCCCTGGGAGATGTTCCTGATGGCACTGTTGTCACTGTGATGGCTGGGAACGATGAGAATTACTCAGCAGAGCTGCGCAATGCTTCAGGTGTGATGAAGAACCAGGTGGCTCGCTTCAATGATCTACGCTTTGTGGGACGCAGTGGACGAG GAAAGAGCTTCACCCTGACAATTACAGTGTTCACAAACCCACCACAAGTGGCCACTTACCACAGAGCCATTAAGGTCACAGTGGACGGACCACGTGAGCCAAGGA GACACAGGCCAAAGTTGGACGATTCACCGAAGGCAGGCCTGTTCTCTGACCGCCTGAGCGAGTTAGAACGTATCCGACAGAGCACCATGAGGGTCGCTGTGCCAACACAACCCCCACGAACCTCGCTCAACACCccaaactcgttctctcctcaGGGCCAGAGCCAAATCTCAG ACCCACGGCAGTCACAGTCGTCCCCTCCGTGGTTTAATGAGCAAGCATACTCATCGTACCTGAGCCCCATGGCGTCCCCCTCGGTGCACTCTACCACCCCTCTGTCCTCCAGCCGTGTCACCGGCCTGCCTTCCATCAGCGACGTTTCCCGTCGCATGCCAG GTTCCACAGATCTGACTCCTTTTCCTGGGCAGTTCGAGCGCCAGTTTCCCGGATTCTCCTCCCTCACTGAGAGCCGATTCTCCGGCCCACGGATGCACTACCCACCAACGTTTACCTACACGCCCACACCTGTCACCACAGGCATGTCTCTGGGCAGTGCTCATTACCACACATACCTGCCCCCACCATACCCGGGCTCCACTCAGAGCCAGAGTGGACCATTTCAGAGCAGCAGCACCCCCTATCTCTACTACGGGGCCTCTTCCGGCTCCTACCAATTCTCTATGGTACCTGGGGGCGAGCGCTCACCATCCAGGATGCTGCCCACCTGCACTAGTGCCTCCACAGGTGCCTCGTTGGTCAATGCCAGTCTTCCCATGCAGGCTGATGGAGGGAGCGGTGTAGAGGAGGACGGCAGTCACAGCAACTCTCCAACTGTCCTCAATCCAGCAGGAAGGATGGACGAAGGAGTGTGGCGGCCATATTGA